In Rhinolophus ferrumequinum isolate MPI-CBG mRhiFer1 chromosome 7, mRhiFer1_v1.p, whole genome shotgun sequence, the following proteins share a genomic window:
- the SERF1A gene encoding small EDRK-rich factor 1 — MARGNQRELARQKNMKKSQEISKGKRKDDSLTTSQRKQRDSEIMQQKQKAANEKKSMQTRQK, encoded by the exons ATGGCCC GTGGAAATCAACGAGAACTTGCCCGccagaaaaatatgaagaaatccCAGGAAAttagcaaaggaaaaagaaaagatgatagcTTGACTACCTCTCAGAGAAAGCAGAG GGACTCTGAGATCATGCAACAAAAGCAGAAAGCAGCTAACGAGAAGAAATCTATGCAGACAAGACAAAAATGA